Proteins encoded within one genomic window of Synechococcus sp. PCC 7335:
- a CDS encoding AAA family ATPase — MSFKDELSLLVRSRYPLIYIPTREEERAESAIADCAKEIGGSRTVYTWDYVDGYQGNPTDTGFGRRNPLQALELIEKIPSSAAALFVLRDFHRFLEDITISRKLRNLLKLLKSQPKNIIILSAELTIPSELSSIITVLEFPLPNADEIRTEVERLLAATGSNLSSRDIDELVRSCQGLAMERIRRVLARGIAAHGSFEPDDIDLILEEKQQTIRQTQILEFHPASEKISDIGGLDNLKDWLLKRGGAFSERARQYGLPHPRGLMLVGIQGTGKSLTAKAIAHHWHLPLLRLDVGRLFGGLVGESESRTRQMIQLAEALAPCILWIDEIDKAFAGFDGRGDSGTTSRVFGTFITWLAEKASPVFVVATANNIQSLPPEMLRRGRFDEIFFVGLPCQEEREAIFSVHLGRLRPHNLNSYDINRLAYETPDFSGAEIEQSIVEAMHIGFSQNRDFTSDDVLEAVSQIIPLARTAKHQIEALQQWAADGRARLASRQSPLSERIEQQRKGEN, encoded by the coding sequence ATGAGTTTTAAAGACGAGCTGAGTTTGTTGGTGCGATCGCGCTATCCTCTAATCTATATTCCCACCCGAGAAGAAGAACGCGCCGAAAGCGCCATTGCCGACTGTGCAAAAGAGATTGGAGGTAGCCGCACCGTCTACACCTGGGACTACGTGGACGGGTATCAAGGCAACCCTACAGACACTGGCTTTGGTAGGCGTAATCCCCTACAGGCACTAGAGCTGATCGAAAAAATTCCTAGCTCAGCCGCTGCGCTTTTTGTCCTACGAGATTTCCACCGCTTCTTAGAAGACATCACTATCTCTCGTAAGCTTCGCAACCTGCTGAAGCTTTTGAAATCGCAGCCCAAGAACATTATTATTCTTTCTGCTGAACTCACCATTCCTAGCGAACTTAGCAGCATCATTACTGTCCTAGAATTTCCTTTGCCCAATGCTGATGAGATTCGCACCGAAGTCGAACGCCTGCTTGCGGCCACTGGCAGCAATCTTTCCTCTCGTGATATCGATGAGCTGGTGCGCTCATGTCAAGGTCTGGCAATGGAGCGTATCCGCCGGGTCTTAGCAAGAGGCATCGCGGCTCACGGTAGCTTTGAACCAGATGATATCGATCTAATTCTAGAAGAAAAGCAACAAACCATTCGCCAAACTCAGATTCTAGAGTTCCATCCGGCTAGCGAAAAGATCTCTGATATTGGTGGTTTAGATAACCTCAAAGACTGGCTGCTAAAGCGCGGCGGCGCTTTTTCTGAGCGCGCCCGACAGTATGGACTACCCCATCCTCGTGGTTTGATGCTAGTCGGTATCCAAGGAACAGGCAAGTCTCTGACTGCCAAGGCGATCGCCCATCACTGGCACCTGCCGCTCTTGCGACTAGATGTAGGCAGGCTCTTTGGCGGACTAGTCGGCGAATCAGAATCACGCACCCGTCAAATGATTCAGCTAGCCGAGGCGCTTGCGCCCTGCATCTTATGGATCGACGAAATCGACAAGGCGTTTGCTGGGTTCGATGGCCGGGGCGATTCAGGCACAACCAGCCGCGTCTTCGGAACTTTCATCACTTGGCTCGCCGAAAAAGCCTCACCTGTTTTCGTTGTCGCCACCGCTAACAACATTCAATCGCTTCCCCCCGAAATGTTGCGCCGAGGCCGCTTCGACGAGATTTTCTTTGTCGGCCTTCCCTGCCAAGAAGAACGCGAAGCCATCTTTTCAGTCCATCTGGGTCGCTTGCGTCCACACAACCTTAATAGCTACGACATCAATCGCTTAGCCTATGAGACCCCTGACTTTTCTGGCGCAGAAATAGAGCAGTCCATTGTCGAAGCTATGCACATCGGCTTTAGCCAGAACCGAGATTTCACTAGTGACGATGTGCTTGAAGCCGTTAGCCAGATCATTCCGCTCGCTCGCACCGCTAAACACCAGATAGAAGCGCTTCAGCAATGGGCCGCCGACGGACGCGCTAGACTAGCCTCTAGGCAATCCCCTCTATCAGAGCGGATTGAGCAGCAGCGAAAGGGTGAAAATTAA
- a CDS encoding SH3 domain-containing protein has product MVIRNFLLGLSKFILGLILAMLIMTLAGASMLRYFMARNAEPPERPTYTNDLPEEPPAEATVPESNQPSVSPAIETAPEEPPAEPEAPETPEAPTVETSDGTYSVVVTQPVGLILRSGPGTDYANIGGVDYEESVTVLAEENGWLNILLSNGEEGWVKDGNVSE; this is encoded by the coding sequence ATGGTGATAAGAAACTTTCTACTAGGTCTAAGCAAATTTATCTTGGGCTTGATTCTAGCCATGCTAATCATGACGCTAGCAGGCGCTTCGATGCTGAGATATTTCATGGCTCGCAATGCCGAGCCACCAGAAAGACCCACCTACACCAACGATCTGCCTGAAGAGCCGCCTGCTGAAGCTACCGTGCCCGAGTCTAATCAACCATCAGTAAGCCCGGCTATAGAAACCGCACCTGAAGAGCCGCCCGCCGAGCCCGAAGCTCCCGAAACTCCCGAAGCTCCTACAGTCGAAACCTCAGATGGAACCTATAGCGTGGTAGTCACTCAGCCAGTCGGCCTCATTCTACGCTCAGGGCCGGGAACGGACTATGCCAATATTGGCGGTGTCGACTATGAAGAGAGTGTAACGGTCCTAGCTGAAGAGAATGGCTGGCTAAATATCCTGCTTAGCAATGGAGAAGAAGGTTGGGTGAAAGACGGCAATGTCAGTGAGTAG
- a CDS encoding M48 family metalloprotease has translation MLKRRLLSSGLSAITLLTLFAPNSRAEEYSAACVSTISQADQLYLEGDTTAAEQLYRQCKSAGSSTVTTYFPEPITDITQLEPNEQSNWQQAQTSLSRNRQERALVFLKNLLERSPEFVPAYSLLAEALQDTEASDEALAVLEQASTLFPHDADIANARISALRSVDQPLEASIAARLFAMVNPDHPEVNGFQKSAQKDLERFKSSVRSQYLAQTGLGIVGNILLGGGSVLENALNPQTLQAVQMVVEGESKMGSRFAAQYVSDAKSSDKLFEDPVVVDYVTRIGEDVAELMGRDEFEYEFWVIEDPSINAFALPGGKVFVHTGAILAANSESELAGLIGHEVAHAVLSHGYQRMSQASLLAAANNVIPAGGNLLGLVALSGSRQNERQSDILGTRAVAGAGYAADGLHNFFRTLNEQGGQSPPEYLSTHPATTTRLSYLDALIDENGYNRFAYEGIARHREIQQRVRETLGN, from the coding sequence ATGTTAAAGCGTCGCTTACTCTCTTCTGGACTGTCCGCAATCACTCTCCTCACTCTTTTTGCTCCGAACAGCCGCGCCGAAGAATATAGTGCTGCCTGTGTTAGTACGATCAGCCAAGCTGACCAGCTCTACCTAGAAGGCGATACTACTGCCGCCGAACAGCTCTATCGCCAGTGCAAGTCAGCAGGATCGAGTACCGTTACCACCTATTTCCCAGAGCCGATCACCGACATTACTCAGCTTGAGCCTAACGAACAAAGTAACTGGCAGCAGGCTCAAACGAGCCTTAGCAGAAATCGTCAAGAACGGGCGCTGGTTTTTCTCAAAAATCTGTTGGAACGATCCCCTGAGTTTGTTCCCGCTTATAGCCTGCTAGCCGAAGCCCTTCAAGATACTGAAGCATCAGATGAAGCATTGGCTGTTCTAGAGCAAGCCTCCACACTGTTCCCACACGACGCAGATATTGCAAATGCTCGAATTAGCGCGTTACGTAGTGTCGACCAGCCATTAGAAGCTTCGATTGCGGCTCGGCTGTTTGCAATGGTGAACCCTGACCACCCGGAGGTAAACGGCTTTCAGAAAAGTGCCCAGAAGGATCTAGAGCGGTTCAAGTCTTCTGTGCGATCGCAATATCTAGCTCAGACGGGACTTGGCATCGTAGGCAACATTCTTCTAGGCGGTGGCAGTGTCCTCGAGAACGCGCTCAATCCGCAGACACTACAAGCTGTTCAAATGGTCGTAGAAGGCGAATCAAAGATGGGAAGCCGCTTTGCGGCTCAATACGTGTCCGACGCCAAATCCAGCGACAAATTGTTTGAAGATCCCGTCGTCGTGGACTACGTTACCCGCATTGGCGAAGATGTCGCAGAACTCATGGGCCGAGACGAATTCGAATACGAGTTTTGGGTGATTGAAGATCCTTCGATTAATGCCTTTGCCCTACCAGGGGGCAAGGTGTTTGTTCATACAGGAGCAATTCTAGCCGCGAATTCTGAATCTGAGCTAGCTGGTCTCATTGGCCACGAGGTCGCTCATGCCGTCCTTTCACACGGCTATCAGCGCATGTCTCAAGCAAGCCTCCTAGCCGCTGCCAACAACGTCATCCCAGCTGGCGGTAATCTGTTGGGGTTAGTGGCTCTAAGTGGCAGTCGCCAAAATGAGCGCCAGTCAGATATCTTAGGTACCCGCGCGGTTGCCGGGGCAGGCTACGCAGCCGATGGCCTCCACAACTTCTTTCGAACGCTCAATGAACAAGGTGGACAAAGCCCCCCTGAATATCTTTCTACTCACCCAGCAACGACAACACGACTGTCTTACTTAGACGCACTGATTGATGAGAATGGCTACAATCGTTTTGCTTACGAAGGGATTGCTCGTCATCGAGAGATTCAGCAGCGGGTTCGCGAAACGCTAGGCAACTAA
- the sigC gene encoding RNA polymerase sigma factor SigC produces the protein MDDPSDTELTLTKEDDESSDVYIEGLDSDTHANPRATRSTDLVRLYLQEIGRVSLLERDEEVAEAQRVQQHMELLALRDRAAEKTGGLLATYVHLLNTRARLTAQLGHRPSLERWAKASGVDMPDLKPTLAQGKRLWAEIAGMSVEEIVEIQNEGTRAKEHMIKANLRLVVSVAKKYQNRGLELLDLIQEGTLGLERAVEKFDPTKGYRFSTYAYWWIRQGITRAIATQSRTIRLPVHITEKLNKIKKAQRKISQTQGRTAKAEDIAKELDMTVAQIREVLLKVPRSVSLDTKVGKDRDTELGDLLETEDISPEDRLMRESLKRELHQLLTDLTTREQEVITLRFGLDDGVPYSLAEIGRTLELSRERVRQIESKALQKLRQPKRRNRVRDYLEVLN, from the coding sequence ATAGACGATCCTTCTGATACAGAGCTTACACTGACGAAGGAAGACGACGAGTCTAGCGATGTTTATATCGAAGGATTGGATTCAGATACTCATGCAAATCCTAGAGCGACCCGCTCAACAGATCTAGTCCGGCTATATCTGCAAGAAATTGGTAGAGTTAGCTTGCTAGAGCGCGATGAAGAAGTTGCCGAAGCTCAGCGAGTACAGCAGCATATGGAGCTGTTAGCACTACGAGATCGGGCCGCTGAGAAGACAGGTGGTCTGCTTGCCACCTACGTCCATCTTCTAAATACAAGAGCTCGACTGACGGCGCAGTTAGGTCATCGGCCTTCACTAGAGCGTTGGGCAAAGGCATCTGGCGTTGATATGCCAGATCTAAAGCCGACCCTTGCACAAGGAAAACGTCTCTGGGCAGAGATAGCTGGAATGAGTGTAGAAGAGATTGTCGAGATCCAAAATGAAGGGACGCGGGCAAAAGAACACATGATCAAGGCCAACCTGCGTTTGGTTGTCTCTGTCGCCAAGAAGTATCAGAACCGGGGTCTAGAACTACTCGATCTAATTCAGGAGGGTACCTTAGGGTTAGAACGCGCGGTTGAAAAGTTCGACCCGACTAAGGGCTATCGATTTAGTACCTATGCTTATTGGTGGATCCGCCAGGGCATTACCCGCGCGATCGCTACCCAAAGCCGCACTATTCGTCTACCAGTTCACATCACCGAAAAACTCAACAAAATCAAAAAAGCCCAGCGTAAGATCTCTCAGACCCAAGGCCGCACTGCTAAAGCTGAAGACATTGCCAAAGAGCTTGATATGACTGTGGCTCAGATCCGCGAAGTTCTCTTAAAAGTGCCTCGTTCGGTTTCGCTAGATACCAAAGTCGGTAAAGACCGAGATACGGAGCTAGGCGATCTGCTAGAGACAGAAGATATCTCCCCTGAAGATCGGCTAATGCGAGAGTCTCTAAAACGCGAGCTTCATCAGCTACTTACTGATCTAACGACCCGAGAGCAAGAGGTGATCACCTTGCGCTTTGGCCTCGATGATGGTGTGCCCTACTCCCTAGCAGAGATTGGTCGCACGCTAGAGCTTTCGCGCGAGCGTGTTCGGCAGATTGAATCAAAGGCACTGCAAAAGCTACGCCAGCCTAAGCGCCGCAACCGCGTTCGCGACTATCTAGAAGTGCTCAACTAG